One genomic window of Motacilla alba alba isolate MOTALB_02 chromosome 1, Motacilla_alba_V1.0_pri, whole genome shotgun sequence includes the following:
- the F10 gene encoding coagulation factor X: protein MAGPLLLLLLCAALPAGLRAQGGVFIKKENADKFLERTKRANSFLEEVKKGNIERECNEERCSKEEAREAFEDQEKTEEFWNIYVDGNQCSSNPCHYGGHCKDGIGSYTCTCLDGYQGKNCEFVIPKFCRINNGDCEQFCSVRRDGRKDVLCSCADGYVLAEDGKHCVATVKYPCGKVSVVRKKRSVLSPTDHSNGTNDQEDSPTHETSTEENFAITTESPTPPPDNRTSSKNPFVDTRIVGGDECLPGQCPWQAVLLNEEGEEFCGGTVLNENFILTAAHCINQSKEIKVVVGEVDREKKEQSESVHTVDKIFVHSKFIVETYDNDIALLKLKEPIMFSEYVIAACLPKADFANEVLMSQKSGRVSGFGREFEGGRTSKKLKVLEVPYVNRNTCKQSTNLAITENMFCAGYDTEQKDACQGDSGGPHVTRYKDTYFVTGIVSWGEGCARKGKYGVYTKLSRFLRWVRTIMSL, encoded by the exons ATGGCCgggcccctgctgctcctgctgctctgcgcCGCGCTGCCCGCCGGGCTCCGCGCTCAGGGAGGCG TATtcatcaagaaagaaaatgctgacaAGTTCTTGGAAAGAACAAAACGTGCTAACTCTTTCTTAGAGGAAGTGAAGAAAGGGAATATTGAAAGAGAATGCAATGAGGAGCGCTGCTCAAAAGAAGAAGCAAGAGAAGCTTTTGAAGACCAGGAAAAAACT GAGGAATTCTGGAACATCTATGTGG atGGGAACCAGTGCAGTTCAAACCCTTGTCACTATGGTGGCCACTGTAAAGATGGAATTGGTTCCTACACTTGCACGTGCTTGGATGGTTATCAAGGCAAGAACTGTGAATTTG TCATACCAAAGTTCTGCAGAATAAACAACGGGGACTGTGAGCAGTTCTGCAGCGTCCGCAGAGATGGGCGGAAGGATGTGTTGTGTTCCTGTGCGGATGGGTATGTTCTAGCAGAGGATGGCAAACACTGTGTTGCAACAG TAAAATACCCTTGTGGAAAAGTTTCTgtggtaaggaaaaaaaggtctgTTCTTTCACCCACTGACCACAGCAATGGAACAAATGATCAAGAAGACTCCCCCACACATGAAACAAGCACAGAGGAGAACTTTGCAATTACCACAGAAAGCCCAACGCCTCCACCTGACAACAGGACAAGCAGCAAGAATCCATTTGTCGATACCAGGATAGTTGGTGGGGATGAGTGTCTTCCTGGCCAATGCCCGTGGCAG GCTGTTCTGTTAaatgaggaaggagaagagtTTTGTGGTGGAACTGTtctgaatgaaaattttataCTTACTGCAGCTCATTGCATAAACCAATCCAAAGAAATCAAAGTTGTTGTTG GTGAAGTGGACAGAGAGAAGAAGGAGCAGTCTGAATCAGTGCACACTGTGGACAAAATATTTGTTCACTCCAAATTTATTGTTGAGACTTATGATAATGACATTGCCTTACTGAAGCTGAAGGAACCTATCATGTTTTCAGAGTACGTCATTGCAGCATGTCTCCCCAAAGCAGACTTTGCTAATGAAGTTCTGATGAGCCAGAAATCTGGGAGGGTTAGTGGCTTTGGGCGGGAATTTGAAGGCGGGCGAACATCCAAAAAACTGAAGGTGCTCGAGGTCCCCTATGTTAATAGGAACACTTGCAAACAATCCACCAACTTGGCCATAACTGAGAATATGTTCTGTGCTGGTTATGACACAGAGCAAAAGGATGCTTGCCAAGGAGACAGTGGTGGCCCCCATGTGACCAGATATAAGGATACTTATTTTGTTACTGGAATTGTTAGCTGGGGTGAAGGGTGTGCAAGGAAAGGCAAATATGGTGTCTATACCAAACTGTCCCGGTTCTTGCGCTGGGTAAGAACAATCATGAGTTTGTAG
- the LOC119709125 gene encoding coagulation factor X-like: MGMAGHRGTMWLLPIVLLFLQMRQTDGNQCSSNPCHYGGHCKDGIGSYTCTCLDGYQGKNCEFVIPKFCRINNGDCEQFCSVRRDGRKDVLCSCADGYVLAEDGKHCVATVKYPCGKVSVVRKKRSVLSPNGHSNGTNDQEDSPTHETSTEENFAITTESPTPPPDNRTSSKNPYVNTRIVGGDECLPGQCPWQAVLLNEEGEEFCGGTVLNENFILTAAHCINQSKEIKVVVGEVDREKKEQSESMHTVDKIFVHSKFEAETYDNDIALLKLKEPIMFSEYVIAACLPKADFANEVLMSQKSGRVSGFGREYDGGPLPKKLKMLELPYVNRSICEQSTSFAVTENMFCAGYDTEEKDACQGDSGGPHVTRYKDTYFVTGIVSWGEGCARKGKYGVYTKLSRFLRWVRTIMSL, from the exons ATGGGCATGGCAGGTCATCGTGGGACAATGTGGCTTCTTCCCATtgtcctccttttccttcagatGAGGCAGACAG atGGGAACCAGTGCAGTTCAAACCCTTGTCACTATGGTGGCCACTGTAAAGATGGAATTGGTTCCTACACTTGCACGTGCTTGGATGGTTATCAAGGCAAGAACTGTGAATTTG TCATACCAAAGTTCTGCAGAATAAACAACGGGGACTGTGAGCAGTTCTGCAGCGTCCGCAGAGATGGGCGGAAGGATGTGTTGTGTTCCTGTGCGGATGGGTATGTTCTAGCAGAGGATGGCAAACACTGTGTTGCAACAG TAAAATACCCTTGTGGAAAAGTTTCTgtggtaaggaaaaaaaggtctgTTCTTTCACCCAATGGCCATAGCAATGGAACAAATGATCAAGAAGACTCCCCCACACATGAAACAAGCACAGAGGAGAACTTTGCAATTACCACAGAAAGCCCAACGCCTCCACCTGACAACAGGACAAGCAGCAAGAATCCGTATGTCAATACCAGGATAGTTGGTGGGGATGAGTGTCTTCCTGGCCAATGCCCGTGGCAG GCTGTTCTGTTAaatgaggaaggagaagagtTTTGTGGTGGAACTGTtctgaatgaaaattttataCTTACTGCAGCTCATTGCATAAACCAATCCAAAGAAATCAAAGTTGTTGTTG GTGAAGTGGACAGAGAGAAGAAGGAGCAGTCTGAATCAATGCACACTGTGGACAAAATATTTGTTCACTCCAAGTTTGAGGCTGAGACATATGATAATGACATTGCCTTACTGAAGCTGAAGGAACCTATCATGTTTTCAGAGTACGTCATTGCAGCATGTCTCCCCAAAGCAGACTTTGCTAATGAAGTTCTGATGAGCCAGAAATCTGGGAGGGTTAGTGGCTTTGGGCGGGAATATGATGGTGGACCACTGCCAAAGAAACTAAAGATGCTTGAACTACCCTATGTTAATAGGAGCATTTGTGAGCAATCCACTTCCTTTGCAGTAACGGAGAACATGTTCTGTGCTGGTTAtgacacagaggaaaaagatgcTTGCCAAGGAGACAGTGGTGGCCCCCATGTGACCAGATATAAGGATACTTATTTTGTTACTGGAATTGTTAGCTGGGGTGAAGGGTGTGCAAGGAAAGGCAAATATGGTGTCTATACCAAACTGTCCCGGTTCTTGCGCTGGGTAAGAACAATCATGAGTTTGTAG